Proteins found in one Archaeoglobus neptunius genomic segment:
- a CDS encoding class I SAM-dependent methyltransferase — protein sequence MNVFESHARRYDEWYDRNREIYERELFTIPKPSSPSLEIGVGTGRFASALGIDVGVDISLAMLKIAKSRNVESLLADGRKLPFRNNIFKSVYLIFTLCFLDSPTEVLAEAKRVLRKDGFMVVCIIPKNSGLGKEYSFRESPFYRIAIFYTEDEAISMLRRAGFKVMEIRKTFLVHSENDFVCLIAKPQ from the coding sequence GTGAACGTTTTCGAATCACATGCCCGGAGATATGACGAATGGTATGACAGGAACAGGGAGATATATGAGAGAGAGCTATTTACAATTCCAAAACCATCAAGTCCATCACTCGAAATTGGTGTTGGTACTGGAAGATTCGCATCTGCACTGGGGATAGATGTGGGTGTTGACATATCTCTTGCAATGCTGAAAATAGCCAAAAGCAGAAATGTGGAGAGTCTGCTGGCTGATGGAAGAAAGCTGCCTTTCAGGAACAACATCTTCAAATCCGTTTACCTCATATTCACGCTATGCTTTTTGGACTCGCCAACTGAGGTTCTCGCCGAAGCAAAGAGGGTGCTGAGAAAAGACGGGTTTATGGTGGTGTGCATAATCCCAAAGAATTCAGGTCTTGGGAAAGAGTACTCGTTCAGAGAAAGCCCTTTCTACAGAATTGCAATCTTCTACACTGAGGATGAAGCCATTTCAATGCTGAGAAGAGCTGGTTTTAAAGTTATGGAGATCAGAAAAACCTTTCTCGTGCATTCGGAAAATGACTTCGTTTGTCTTATTGCCAAACCTCAATAG
- a CDS encoding Nif3-like dinuclear metal center hexameric protein, with protein sequence MRLSEVCEFLDGYLKIELYQDVSNNGLQVEGRDEVRKVAFAVDACMETFRAAKKSGADMLVVHHGLIWGGIDSLRGVMKRRVSYLLENEISLYAVHLPLDAHREVGNNAVLLRKIGAEPESEFGEYRGVKIGYSAELSDATTPSNIAARFPSAMLLPFGKERVRRVAVVSGRGGFAIKEAIECGIELFITGEAEHEVYHIAKEGGVNVIFLGHYESERYGVESLMNVVGEKLKVETAFIDVPTNL encoded by the coding sequence ATGAGGCTTTCCGAAGTCTGTGAGTTTCTTGACGGGTATTTGAAGATAGAGCTTTATCAGGATGTTTCAAACAATGGATTGCAGGTTGAAGGGAGGGATGAAGTCAGGAAGGTGGCGTTTGCAGTCGATGCATGCATGGAGACCTTTAGAGCAGCAAAGAAGTCTGGTGCGGACATGCTGGTGGTTCATCACGGCCTCATCTGGGGCGGAATCGACAGCCTGAGAGGTGTGATGAAAAGGAGGGTCAGTTATCTTCTGGAAAATGAAATATCTCTCTACGCCGTTCATCTTCCCCTTGATGCCCACAGAGAGGTGGGGAACAATGCGGTTTTGCTTAGAAAAATTGGAGCTGAACCGGAAAGTGAGTTCGGAGAATACAGGGGTGTTAAAATAGGGTATTCGGCGGAGTTGAGCGATGCTACCACTCCCTCCAACATTGCTGCCAGATTTCCTTCAGCCATGCTGCTCCCGTTTGGTAAGGAGAGGGTGAGGAGGGTGGCTGTGGTCTCGGGGAGAGGGGGATTTGCGATAAAAGAGGCAATAGAGTGCGGGATTGAACTCTTCATCACCGGAGAGGCTGAACATGAGGTGTACCACATCGCAAAAGAGGGTGGTGTAAACGTGATATTCCTCGGACATTACGAGAGTGAAAGATACGGGGTTGAGAGTTTGATGAATGTTGTTGGGGAAAAGCTGAAAGTTGAAACGGCATTCATCGACGTTCCAACGAACCTCTAA
- the engB gene encoding GTP-binding protein EngB, with protein MASGLKEVVFAGRSNVGKSTLFSALLKTRVRRGKKPGTTLKPNTFQVGSVLFTDLPGFGYVRGVGKDFNEKIKDFVVQYIENNSDRIVAAVEVIDASSFVEIAERWERRGHIPVEIEMFEFLDEVTPRVFLAANKMDKVADAGILDKIAEKLGMLPPWHNWKHIIYPVSAKTGKVEILKKDLKQYLISSGLTDAVKAFRGSLERR; from the coding sequence ATGGCCTCTGGCCTTAAAGAAGTCGTCTTTGCCGGCAGGTCGAATGTCGGTAAATCAACTCTTTTTTCAGCCCTTTTGAAGACCAGGGTGAGGCGGGGAAAAAAGCCCGGAACAACATTGAAGCCGAACACCTTTCAGGTAGGAAGCGTTCTCTTCACAGACCTACCAGGATTCGGATACGTCAGAGGGGTAGGAAAAGATTTCAATGAAAAAATCAAGGATTTTGTCGTGCAGTACATCGAGAACAACTCGGATAGAATAGTAGCCGCTGTTGAGGTTATTGATGCCAGTTCATTCGTCGAAATAGCTGAGAGATGGGAGAGGAGAGGACACATTCCGGTTGAAATTGAAATGTTCGAGTTCCTCGATGAGGTAACACCAAGAGTGTTTCTGGCAGCGAACAAAATGGATAAAGTTGCCGATGCCGGTATTTTGGATAAAATCGCCGAAAAACTGGGTATGCTGCCACCCTGGCACAACTGGAAACACATCATATATCCCGTTTCGGCAAAAACGGGAAAGGTTGAGATTTTAAAAAAGGATTTGAAACAGTATCTGATTTCCAGCGGACTTACTGACGCTGTTAAAGCATTTAGAGGTTCGTTGGAACGTCGATGA
- a CDS encoding preprotein translocase subunit Sec61beta — protein MAKASKGKSKTPPLMSSAGIMRYFEEEKTSIKVSPKTVLAAGIVTGVLVIILNAYYGLWP, from the coding sequence ATGGCAAAGGCGTCGAAGGGTAAATCCAAAACTCCTCCCCTGATGTCATCGGCAGGCATAATGAGGTACTTCGAAGAGGAGAAAACCAGTATTAAGGTTAGTCCAAAGACTGTTCTGGCTGCGGGAATCGTAACAGGCGTTCTGGTAATAATCCTCAATGCATACTATGGCCTCTGGCCTTAA
- a CDS encoding amidohydrolase family protein codes for MFRGILITPEYEKFGELIPEEMIFEETRTDKASYIITPTFFNAHTHLGDAALRETPRKPLEEIVGPGGYKHRMLEGTDVEKLREHAVLEVEASRKAGTSHFLDFREGGVRGLDVTRGLDGVLTLARPSSVEEAESIGAFGFAYSSTRDHDAKLVEEVREVARRKKMVFGIHAGERDCEDVDSAIALDPDFVVHMNMCPERIQSLIDAEIPIVSCLRSNAFFGLLNTRSYEILQDYDGWMLGTDNAMTSTSSILDEMHFAAYILENDKSIFRAAVRGYELFGVESGYIIFNRRYSFKRTSNFISTLVRRAGIYDIETVLIKK; via the coding sequence ATGTTCAGAGGGATCCTGATTACCCCGGAGTACGAGAAGTTCGGTGAGCTGATTCCTGAAGAGATGATTTTTGAGGAGACCAGAACCGACAAAGCCAGCTACATCATAACGCCCACATTTTTTAATGCTCACACCCATCTCGGCGATGCGGCATTGAGGGAAACTCCGAGAAAACCTCTTGAGGAGATTGTTGGACCTGGTGGTTACAAGCACAGAATGCTGGAAGGAACTGACGTAGAGAAGCTGAGGGAACATGCAGTTCTTGAAGTTGAGGCAAGCAGAAAAGCTGGAACCTCCCATTTTCTGGATTTCAGAGAGGGGGGGGTGAGGGGGCTGGATGTGACAAGAGGTCTGGACGGTGTTTTAACCCTGGCCAGGCCATCAAGTGTTGAAGAGGCTGAAAGTATTGGCGCCTTTGGCTTCGCCTACAGCAGCACCAGAGATCATGATGCGAAGCTGGTGGAGGAAGTTAGAGAGGTTGCACGAAGAAAAAAGATGGTTTTCGGCATTCACGCAGGCGAAAGGGATTGTGAGGATGTCGATTCTGCAATAGCACTTGACCCGGACTTTGTGGTACACATGAACATGTGTCCTGAGAGAATTCAAAGTCTCATTGATGCAGAAATTCCGATTGTAAGCTGCCTTCGCAGTAATGCCTTTTTCGGATTGCTCAATACAAGAAGTTATGAAATTCTGCAGGATTACGACGGCTGGATGCTCGGCACGGATAATGCAATGACATCAACATCCTCAATCTTGGATGAAATGCACTTTGCAGCGTATATTTTAGAAAATGATAAATCTATTTTTCGAGCTGCAGTCAGAGGATATGAGCTGTTTGGGGTTGAGAGTGGATACATCATTTTTAACAGAAGGTACAGCTTTAAGAGAACGTCTAACTTTATTTCAACTCTGGTCAGGAGGGCTGGTATTTACGATATAGAAACAGTTTTAATAAAAAAATAA
- a CDS encoding (Fe-S)-binding protein, giving the protein MITIDPEYFEILKEFGAERVVRCYQCGTCTGICPVSTTDASFPRKPVLLSRFGVGEVIENFEEAWLCLSCNLCTEFCPRDVQPSETMLAIKRVLVENGKTPPYIRDFFQNITKQKNPWGIGKFKREEWIKKSDVEVPKVKDNPEFEWLWFVGCAHSFENRNISVTLKMARILNDLGVNFATLGREEGCCGNDVRRAGEEGLFELLAEENVKTFDKYGVQKLFTHSPHCFNAFKNWYKGYEVKLFLEVLRDAIKSGKLQLKNSLDVKVTYHDSCYLGRYNGIYDLPREILKMIPGVELVEMRSNRRMSLCCGGGAGNIVGDYPGEIQPARVRAQEAAETGAEVLAVACPFCLLMLEDGVKTEKLDKQLVVKDIVELVFESAYGEE; this is encoded by the coding sequence ATGATTACGATTGACCCTGAGTATTTTGAAATTTTAAAAGAGTTCGGTGCCGAGAGAGTGGTGAGATGCTACCAATGCGGTACATGTACCGGTATCTGCCCCGTCTCAACAACAGATGCCAGCTTTCCCAGAAAACCGGTTCTGCTTTCGAGATTTGGAGTCGGGGAGGTCATTGAAAACTTCGAGGAGGCGTGGCTCTGTCTTTCCTGCAATCTCTGCACGGAGTTCTGTCCAAGAGATGTGCAGCCTAGCGAAACCATGCTGGCAATCAAGAGGGTTCTCGTGGAAAACGGCAAAACACCACCTTACATCAGAGATTTCTTCCAGAACATAACGAAGCAGAAGAACCCCTGGGGAATCGGAAAATTCAAGAGGGAAGAATGGATCAAAAAAAGCGACGTGGAGGTGCCAAAAGTCAAAGATAACCCGGAATTTGAATGGCTGTGGTTTGTCGGTTGCGCACATAGCTTTGAAAACAGGAACATCAGTGTAACACTTAAGATGGCCAGAATTTTGAACGATCTTGGCGTGAATTTTGCTACGCTTGGAAGAGAAGAGGGGTGCTGCGGCAACGATGTGAGAAGAGCAGGTGAGGAGGGGCTTTTCGAACTTCTTGCTGAGGAGAACGTAAAGACATTCGATAAATACGGGGTGCAAAAGCTGTTCACCCACTCTCCACATTGCTTTAACGCATTCAAGAACTGGTACAAGGGTTACGAGGTAAAACTCTTCCTGGAGGTTCTGAGGGATGCGATAAAAAGCGGAAAGCTTCAGTTGAAGAACTCACTTGACGTGAAGGTTACATACCATGACTCCTGCTATCTCGGAAGATATAACGGAATCTACGACCTTCCAAGAGAGATTCTGAAAATGATACCGGGTGTGGAGCTTGTTGAGATGAGGAGTAACAGAAGGATGTCTCTGTGCTGCGGTGGCGGTGCAGGGAACATAGTGGGAGATTATCCGGGTGAGATACAGCCGGCCAGAGTTAGGGCACAGGAGGCTGCTGAAACCGGTGCAGAGGTGCTTGCGGTCGCATGTCCATTCTGCCTGCTAATGCTTGAAGATGGTGTAAAAACTGAAAAGCTGGACAAACAGCTCGTCGTGAAGGATATAGTAGAACTGGTCTTTGAATCCGCATACGGTGAGGAATAA
- a CDS encoding long-chain-fatty-acid--CoA ligase: MLGVEGKTIMEVDEKEINRIWTKFYDEGVRDHIDYPEVPLYELLQESAKKHPDKVALVFFGKKITYRQLDEMSDRVAGYLSELGVGKGSKVVVDLPNTPHYVAAYYGILKTGATVVQCNPLYTEREIRYILENSEAEYGFFVEMVYPRIKNLIKDGKIKKAVICKIEDFLPFPLNFLYPLKKEKVNIDRRDEIVYWKDVMKSPPSRKRAEINPKEDVAIFLYTGGTTGVPKAVMSTHYNLVANAYQVLEWLPEKDVENDVFIGVLPYFHSYGMTTSLNAPIAFGSTIILVPDPRDIKRILESIQKYRVSIFCGVPTMYNAILNHPDLDKYDLSSIKACISGAAPLPVEVKREFERVTGGKLVEGYGLSETSPVTHANPIYGVNKEGSIGIPFPDTYSVVVDDEGRILPVGEVGELAIKGPQVMKGYWKMEEETKKVLVNGWLLTGDMAKMDEDGYFYIVDRKKDMIIAGGYNIYPREVEEVLYEHPAVMEAAVVGVPDPYRGETVKAFVVLKPEYADKVTEEDIIKFCKERLAAYKVPKIVEFRDELPKSAVGKILRRVLRDEELKKT; encoded by the coding sequence ATGCTTGGTGTTGAAGGAAAAACAATAATGGAAGTGGACGAGAAGGAGATCAACAGAATCTGGACCAAGTTCTACGACGAGGGTGTGAGGGATCATATAGACTACCCTGAAGTGCCGCTTTATGAGCTACTGCAGGAATCTGCCAAGAAGCACCCGGATAAGGTAGCACTTGTCTTCTTCGGAAAAAAGATAACATACAGGCAGCTTGATGAGATGAGTGACAGGGTGGCCGGTTATCTCTCCGAGCTGGGTGTTGGAAAGGGCAGCAAGGTTGTTGTTGATCTACCCAACACACCCCACTACGTTGCAGCTTACTATGGAATACTCAAAACAGGTGCGACGGTTGTACAGTGCAATCCGCTCTACACCGAAAGAGAAATCAGATATATCCTCGAAAATAGCGAAGCTGAATACGGCTTTTTCGTTGAGATGGTTTATCCGAGAATCAAAAATTTGATAAAAGATGGCAAAATAAAAAAGGCTGTAATCTGTAAAATTGAGGATTTTCTGCCCTTCCCGCTTAACTTCCTGTACCCGCTGAAGAAGGAGAAGGTAAACATTGACAGAAGAGATGAAATTGTCTACTGGAAGGACGTGATGAAATCTCCGCCATCCAGAAAGAGGGCCGAAATCAACCCGAAGGAGGATGTGGCAATATTTCTGTACACTGGAGGGACTACCGGCGTGCCCAAGGCCGTAATGTCCACCCACTACAATCTTGTCGCCAACGCCTACCAGGTTCTTGAATGGCTGCCGGAAAAAGATGTCGAAAATGATGTGTTCATAGGTGTTCTGCCATATTTCCACAGCTACGGGATGACAACCTCATTGAACGCACCCATTGCATTTGGATCCACCATCATTCTCGTTCCGGATCCACGAGATATAAAGAGGATTCTTGAGAGCATTCAGAAATACAGAGTAAGCATATTCTGCGGCGTTCCCACGATGTACAACGCAATTCTCAATCATCCCGATCTTGACAAATACGATCTCAGCTCAATCAAAGCATGTATCAGCGGTGCAGCCCCCCTGCCGGTTGAGGTCAAAAGGGAGTTCGAGAGGGTGACGGGGGGTAAGCTCGTTGAGGGATACGGCCTCAGTGAAACCTCGCCTGTTACACATGCAAATCCGATCTACGGGGTAAACAAAGAAGGAAGTATTGGAATACCCTTCCCCGATACGTACTCAGTTGTCGTGGACGATGAGGGTAGAATTCTGCCCGTTGGCGAGGTGGGAGAGCTCGCAATAAAGGGACCTCAGGTTATGAAGGGTTACTGGAAAATGGAAGAGGAGACAAAAAAAGTTCTGGTCAATGGCTGGTTGCTTACCGGAGATATGGCCAAAATGGACGAGGACGGCTACTTCTACATTGTTGACAGGAAGAAAGATATGATAATAGCGGGAGGTTACAACATCTACCCGAGAGAGGTCGAAGAGGTTCTGTACGAACATCCTGCAGTAATGGAGGCTGCCGTTGTTGGGGTTCCCGATCCCTACAGAGGTGAAACCGTCAAGGCCTTTGTCGTGCTTAAACCCGAGTATGCGGACAAGGTGACAGAGGAGGACATAATAAAGTTCTGCAAGGAACGGCTTGCGGCCTACAAGGTTCCGAAAATTGTCGAATTCAGAGATGAGCTACCCAAGTCTGCCGTGGGCAAGATCCTGCGCAGAGTTTTGAGAGATGAGGAACTGAAAAAGACCTAA
- a CDS encoding acetate--CoA ligase, translating into MANPIGEFKELWKRAYENPEEFWSKKAEDAFEDIYWFKKWEKAFEWEYPRFSWFSGGKTNISYNCTDYKLKRYGSKPAYIYEAPEFDLSYSVTYNQLYSMVKKYASALRGAGVEKGDRVLLYLPNSIEAAAMLLACARIGAISVTVFAGFSPGAVADRIELTTPKLILTQDFNLRRGNLVKLKENIDTALRIVPEEVSKNVKYVVVRRMMPEQEVQMNDRDLLLREFLKLGRGESHDYVEMQASDPIFIMPTSGTTGKPKPVVHVQGGYQIWNYWTAKWVYGLKPEDIIFNTSDIGWIVGQSYMIFGPLLAGATCILLDGTPDYPEPGIWYEVIERNRATLIWTSPTGARILRKLGSEKAKEYDLSSVERVVCAGEVLNPEVWHWLYREVFDGKLPIIDHMWQTETTGAIFGYPYGLGGEKIKDHIKPGSAGLPMPGVVPVVLDELTGKELGTREKGILYLKRPFPGLTPTLWDSFERYVNSYWEVGAGRGYYCTGDAAYMDEDGYVWFTGRADEVMKIAGHRIGTIEVENALISHPAVAEAGVCGVPDDIRGEVAAAFVVLKPGYSPGDQLKKELIDHVRKTLGPIVVFKDIQFVNVLPKTRSGKIMRRVMKRLILGQELGDLSTLEEEASVEEVKEAVSRIKKL; encoded by the coding sequence ATGGCAAATCCGATAGGGGAGTTTAAAGAACTGTGGAAAAGAGCCTATGAAAATCCGGAAGAATTCTGGAGTAAAAAAGCGGAGGACGCTTTTGAAGACATTTACTGGTTTAAAAAATGGGAAAAGGCATTTGAGTGGGAATATCCAAGGTTTAGCTGGTTCAGTGGGGGAAAAACCAACATTAGCTACAACTGCACGGATTACAAGCTGAAGAGATATGGATCAAAGCCCGCATACATCTACGAGGCGCCCGAATTTGACCTGAGCTATTCCGTTACGTACAACCAGCTTTACAGCATGGTGAAGAAGTACGCATCTGCTCTCAGAGGGGCGGGGGTTGAGAAAGGAGACAGAGTTCTTCTTTATCTCCCCAACTCCATCGAAGCTGCAGCGATGCTTCTGGCATGTGCGAGGATAGGAGCAATTTCCGTTACGGTGTTCGCCGGATTCTCTCCCGGGGCTGTTGCGGATAGAATCGAGCTCACGACTCCAAAGCTGATCCTTACCCAGGATTTCAACCTGAGGAGGGGCAACCTCGTAAAGCTCAAGGAAAACATAGATACGGCACTGAGGATCGTTCCTGAGGAGGTTTCCAAAAACGTCAAATATGTTGTGGTCAGGAGGATGATGCCCGAACAGGAGGTCCAGATGAACGACAGAGACCTGCTGCTCAGGGAATTTCTGAAGCTGGGCAGAGGCGAGAGCCACGATTACGTTGAAATGCAGGCCAGCGACCCGATTTTCATCATGCCAACTTCCGGAACAACCGGAAAACCCAAGCCAGTGGTTCACGTTCAGGGAGGATACCAGATCTGGAACTACTGGACTGCCAAATGGGTTTACGGGCTGAAGCCGGAGGACATCATATTCAACACCTCGGACATTGGATGGATAGTCGGGCAGAGCTACATGATTTTTGGTCCCCTTCTTGCCGGTGCCACATGCATACTCCTCGACGGTACACCAGACTATCCGGAACCGGGAATATGGTACGAGGTTATCGAGAGAAACAGGGCAACACTGATCTGGACATCACCTACTGGAGCCAGAATTCTCAGAAAGCTCGGATCGGAAAAGGCGAAAGAGTATGATCTATCATCAGTGGAGAGGGTTGTCTGTGCAGGAGAAGTTCTGAATCCCGAAGTCTGGCACTGGCTTTACAGAGAGGTATTTGATGGAAAACTACCGATAATAGACCATATGTGGCAGACTGAAACGACAGGAGCAATATTCGGCTACCCATACGGTCTCGGTGGGGAAAAGATAAAGGATCACATCAAACCTGGCTCTGCAGGTCTCCCAATGCCGGGAGTCGTGCCAGTCGTGCTCGATGAGCTTACAGGAAAAGAGCTCGGAACAAGAGAAAAAGGGATCTTATATCTGAAAAGACCGTTTCCGGGACTTACTCCAACACTCTGGGATAGCTTTGAGAGGTACGTGAACTCCTACTGGGAGGTCGGAGCCGGAAGAGGCTACTACTGTACCGGTGATGCTGCCTACATGGATGAGGATGGATACGTGTGGTTTACGGGAAGGGCAGATGAAGTGATGAAGATTGCAGGACACAGGATAGGCACCATAGAAGTCGAGAACGCTCTGATCTCCCACCCGGCAGTGGCAGAAGCGGGTGTTTGTGGCGTTCCTGATGACATTCGAGGAGAGGTTGCAGCGGCTTTCGTTGTCCTCAAACCCGGATACAGCCCAGGTGACCAGCTAAAGAAGGAGCTGATCGATCACGTCAGGAAGACGCTTGGGCCAATAGTCGTCTTCAAAGACATTCAATTCGTTAACGTCCTTCCGAAGACCAGAAGTGGAAAGATAATGAGGAGGGTCATGAAGAGGTTGATCCTGGGTCAGGAACTTGGCGACCTGTCCACACTCGAGGAGGAGGCATCAGTTGAAGAGGTTAAAGAGGCGGTTAGTAGAATAAAGAAATTATAA
- a CDS encoding sodium:calcium antiporter, whose protein sequence is MNFTKEKIQILLISSLTFPWLVSLLLNIHYSPSTQAMLSGLAVVAASFLISWAAETAEMDVPRSFSLAMVALLAVLPEYAVDGYFAYKAGTVGGSYVHYATANMTGANRLLIGVGWSLVAFIAFATSRKSEVHLDEGIRLENFFLLMATLYAFTLPLKGSIGIVDVVVFVSMYITYIFLSTKAEREETVMVGVPAYLCSLKESVRRSTVILLFLFSGAVILLSVEAFSEGLLGTAREFGIDEFLAVQWIAPLASESPELIVAIYFVRKLRVTAAMNALISSKVNQWTLLIGTIALIYSISALKLQSLPLDQRQSEEIMLTAAQSLFGVAILADLKINRKEAFALLFLFLVQLVLPGVEIRYLISMVYIALSIPILLSKRSEIARSFRMVKTLWDR, encoded by the coding sequence ATGAACTTCACCAAAGAAAAAATTCAGATTCTTCTAATTTCATCCCTAACTTTCCCTTGGCTCGTTTCTCTACTCCTAAACATCCACTACTCTCCTTCAACTCAGGCCATGCTTTCAGGCCTGGCGGTTGTTGCAGCATCCTTTCTCATCTCATGGGCGGCCGAAACGGCGGAGATGGACGTTCCAAGGTCATTTAGTCTGGCAATGGTTGCATTGCTGGCAGTTTTGCCAGAATATGCGGTCGACGGTTACTTCGCCTACAAAGCTGGAACTGTTGGTGGCAGTTACGTACATTACGCAACAGCCAACATGACGGGAGCCAACAGACTTCTGATAGGAGTGGGCTGGAGCCTTGTTGCTTTCATTGCATTTGCCACCTCACGAAAGAGTGAGGTTCATCTTGACGAGGGTATAAGACTTGAAAACTTCTTTTTGCTGATGGCAACTCTTTACGCCTTCACCCTTCCTCTGAAAGGAAGCATTGGGATTGTCGATGTGGTTGTATTCGTCTCCATGTACATCACCTACATCTTCCTCTCAACAAAGGCTGAGAGAGAGGAGACTGTAATGGTGGGGGTTCCTGCATACCTGTGCAGTCTTAAGGAGAGTGTGAGGCGATCAACCGTAATTCTGCTGTTCCTCTTTTCCGGAGCAGTTATCCTGCTAAGTGTTGAAGCTTTCTCAGAAGGGCTTCTCGGAACGGCGAGAGAGTTTGGCATAGATGAATTCCTTGCCGTTCAGTGGATAGCTCCTCTCGCAAGCGAGTCGCCGGAACTGATTGTGGCGATTTACTTCGTCAGAAAACTCAGAGTTACCGCAGCCATGAACGCCCTGATCTCATCAAAAGTTAATCAGTGGACTCTTCTCATCGGTACAATTGCCTTGATTTACAGCATCTCAGCCTTAAAGCTTCAGAGTTTGCCCCTTGATCAAAGACAGAGCGAGGAAATTATGCTTACCGCAGCCCAATCACTCTTTGGGGTTGCAATACTGGCCGATTTAAAAATTAACCGGAAAGAAGCTTTTGCTCTCCTGTTTCTCTTTTTAGTTCAGCTCGTCCTGCCGGGAGTTGAAATCAGATACCTGATATCGATGGTCTACATAGCCCTATCAATACCGATTTTGCTTTCCAAGAGAAGCGAAATCGCAAGAAGTTTCAGGATGGTAAAAACGCTGTGGGACAGATAA
- a CDS encoding methytransferase partner Trm112 gives MRRRLLEILECPICKSDLEVEVYEEDEEEIISGKVRCKQCKAEFPIENKILNMLPEELRK, from the coding sequence ATGAGAAGGAGACTTCTTGAAATTCTTGAATGTCCGATCTGCAAGTCCGATTTGGAAGTTGAAGTATACGAAGAGGATGAGGAGGAAATTATTTCGGGTAAGGTGAGATGTAAACAGTGCAAAGCCGAGTTTCCCATTGAGAATAAAATACTTAACATGTTACCTGAGGAGTTGAGAAAATGA